The sequence CTCCACTCAAGCAGATTAATTCCCAGTATAAAAACATGGGATTTACTCAAATCTCTCTTTGATGCTACTATGAACACTCATTTTACTTTTTTTCCCAGAGGTGACAAACATGCATGTCGCTGATGGAGAAGTCCCTGCGGATTACCTTGGATATGTCCGGGTAAAATTCCTATGGATTATGTTTGGAGTTATACTTTTATTCATCCTGTTTATCCTTTCAATATCAGTGGGTGCGGTCGCCATCCCGCCTTATGATGTACTTATGACCCTGCTCGGTCAGAATGTAAATCACAAGTATGATGCCATAATCTGGAATATCCGACTCCCACAAGCAATTACGGCTATTGTTGCAGGAGTAGGACTTTCAGTTGCCGGCGTAACCATGCAATCCATTCTTCGTAATCCTCTTGGCTCTCCTTTTACCTTAGGTATCTCCAATGCGGGTGCATTTGGTGCTGCAGTCTCGGTTATTTTTTTTGGAGCAGGAAAAATACAGTCAACGATAGCAAATCCAATTACAATAAATAATCCTTATGTCACGACTATTTCGGCTTTTATCTTCTGCATGATTGCAACCGCAATAATTCTCCTGATATCACGGATCAGGGGTGCATCTCCGGAAGTAATGGTTCTCACTGGTGTTGCCCTTTCATCCCTGTTTACTGCCGGAACTATGTTTTTACAGTACTTTGCATCAGACACCCAACTCGCAGCAGTCGTCTTCTGGACTTTTGGTGATGTCAGCAGGGCAGGTTGGTCTGAACTTGCCCTGATGACTGTGATTGTTGTCCTTTCGTGTATCTATTTCCTCTGCAATCGATGGAACTACAATGCCATTGATGCTGGGAATGAAACTGCAAAGGGGCTAGGTGTGAATGTTGAACGGATAAGGTTATTTGGGATGACCCTTTCTGCACTAGTTACAGCCGTTCTCGTGGCATTTCTTGGAGTAATAGGATTTGTCGGTCTTGTTTGCCCCCATATGGTTAGAAGAATTATCGGGGATGATCAGCGGTATCTTATTCCCGGATCCTGTGTTATGGGGGGCGTTCTCCTTCTTGCTTCAGATACAGTTGCACGTCTTATCGTAGCTCCATACGTGCTTCCTGTGGCAGTTCTTACCGCATTTATGGGAGCACCGGTTTTCATTTACCTGATTATCAGGGGGTATAAACGATGATTCTGAATGTTCAGGAACTCGGATTTTTGTACCGGAATCATGATGTACTTCATGATATTGCATTTGAAGTAAATCATGGTGAAATTATTGCGATTCTCGGTCCAAACGGAGTTGGAAAAACCACACTACTCAAATGTCTAAATAAAATACTAAAAGCAAAAAAAGGTCAGATTTATTTAGACGGATCAGAGATTAAAAGCCTTGATACTCTAGAAATTGCACGAAGGGCAGGGTATGTCCCGCAGCGGGTTGAAACAGGGAGATTGACTGCTTTTGATGCAGTCCTTCTGGGCAGAAGACCACACATCTCCTGGGATGTCAGTGAACGGGATCTTCGAATAGTTGATGCCATTTTCACCCGTCTTTCCATGGATCATCTTCGTCTCTCTTATATTGATGAGATGAGCGGCGGGGAACTTCAAAAGATTGCTATTGCACGGGCTTTAGTCCAGGAACCACGCATTCTCCTTCTTGATGAGCCTACCAGTAGTCTTGATTTGAAGAACCAGGTGGAAATTTTGTCAACTATTGTTGGAATTGTCAGAGAACATGGAATTGCAGCCGTTATGACGATGCATGACCTGAATCAGGCATTACGATATGCAGATCGGTTTATCTTTTTAAAAGATGGAAATGTTCACTTTCATGGCGATTTCAGTGAGGTTACACCTGCAATAATCGAAGATGTGTATGGACTTCCAGTCATGATGGGGACGGTTGGAGGAGTAAGGTGTATTGTGCCCGGCCTTCAACCTATGAAGGCATCCTGATAACACAAATCGTTTTCAATTTTCAGGACTTATTTTGAGAATTTACGAATAAACGGAGTATTACATGACAGACTGGGCAAAAGTATGGACAGAACAATATGAAGCAGGGAGTCGGTTTAAACAAGTCGGTGATTGTGCATCTCTCTGGGAATCAAAAGAACGAGCTCTTGAATTTCTAAATATGTCCAGAGAGAATCCTGAACGAATTGAACAGGTATTATCCCGACTTCCGATTACGAATTCCAGCAGGATTCTTGATATCGGAGCAGGTCCTGGAACACTTGCGATTCCATTCGCAGAACGGGCTCTACACGTCACTGCGGTAGAGCCATCTCCTGGAATGGTTGCAGTAATGGAAGATCTAGCTCGAGAAAAAAACCTATCCAACCTGACCATTGTGCAGAAACGATGGGAAGATATCAATCCTGAATTAGACCTGACCGGACTATTTGACATTATTATTGCATCATATTCACTTGGAATGCCAGACATCAATACAGCGATTGATAAGATGAATATGGTATCAAACGGGCAGATTTGGCTTTTCTGGTTTGCGGGAACAACACCCTGGGAACAACACATGGAGCGGTTATGGCCAAAAATCCACAATGACTCATACCAACACGGACCTAAAGCGGATGTATTATATAATGTCCTCTACCAGAAGGGAATTTACCCGAATATGACCGTGCATGAGATGAAATATAAAAAAAAGTACTCATCACTTGACCACATGATTTCAGATATGAGAAAGCAGGTAGGGTGCTCAGAAAAATATGATCCTCTCATCAGGTCTTATATTTCTGATAAAATCAGAATCGATGGAGATTCAATCATGGAGAGCGGTGATACAATCCGGGTATGCCTGTGGTGGGATTCGAAACAGTTTCCCAAAGTATGACCAGGTATAGATGTTCCCACTCTTACATACTAAAGGTTGAACGAATGAGCATGTTTGTGGAAAAAATGGCACAGGGGGAAGATTACTTAAACCGATCATCCTTCATAGCAATACGAGCAAGAGTGTCCATTCAAAAAAAAATTTAAATTCAAGATAATAACTTTCTATAAAGAATATCATTTCACATATAATATATATGATAATTTTCTAAATTTGTATTACCATGACGATGAGATCTAATCGAAAGATAGTGATACTGATATCTATAGTCAGCATCCTTTCACTTTTTTGTTCCATATCTGTTCTGGCTGAAGAGAATACCCTACGAATTTCAACCACGAATGAAGTAAAATCACCGGCGTTTATTGGAGATTATACTCTTGGTCTCTTTAACCACATATCGAACCCGCCTCTTATGCAGATGGATCAGAATGGAAAACTCATTGGTCTTCTGGCGGATCATTATGAAGTATCATCTGATAACACACAATGGACATTTTACATAAAAGAAAATCAGTTTTGGAGTGATGGTACTCCGGTTACTGGTGATGATGTAGCATTTTCTATTCAGATGTATGGAGAAAGTGTACCAAATGCAGGATGGATTGGAGAAACCCTGACTGATACCGTAGTAGATGGAAACAAGGTTACATTCACCTTTAACAAACCGTACACAAATCTGGCTCTCGAATTCACATCATACAGCATTCTGCCCAAACATATCTGGGAATCTATTGAAAACCCGAATGAATACACCAGTACCGGTCCATATGTGGGTGCAGGGCCATTTTACCTGGATAACGTTGACCTGAATGCGGGAAAGGTAATTTTTAAGAGAAATCCCAGCTGGAAGGGAACATCTCCAGCATATGATACCGTGGAGATCAGCTGGTTTAAGAATGAAGATGCAGCAGCAAAAGCTCTTGAAAGTGGGAATATGGATACCTACTGGAAATATGCATCATCCTATCCTTATGCTGCAATTGATTCAATAAAATCCTCAGGGAACTTTGATGTCCTGGAAAAACCCACTTCTGGAATGACATTTTTAGGATTTAATCTGAAAAATGAACCATTATCAGACATATCATTCAGAGATGCTATAAGTTATGCCATTAATTATCAGGAAATGGTAAACATTGCAACCCTGGGATATGGAAAAGTTCCAAACCGTGGGTTCATTCCCCCGGCAATGGATGGTTATACTAGCACCCCTGCAATGGAATACAATCCGGAAACTGCAAAGAAAAAACTTGAAACAGCAGGGTTTAAAGATTCAGATGGGAATGGAATTGTCGAAGGAAAGGATGGAAACGATGTAATCCTGGATCTCTTAATCAGGAATGCTTACAGCCGGGAAGCTGAACTTCTGAAAGAATATCTAGAAAAAGTAGGAATTGGTGTTGAGATCCGCTCAGTGGAAGACAATACCTGGTTTGAATTAAAAGACAACTTTGAATATGACCTCACCCTGACCAGAACAACCCCCTGGGGTATGCTGATGCATGCGAACTGGGCAACCGGATACTTTGACAGCCGGAGAACCGGACAGGGAGTTCTTCATACTGTTGATGATCCGGTATTCCTAGAGCTCTGTGACAATATCCTGAGCACAACAGATCAGACCCTTTTAAGTGGATATGCACAAGAAGTCCAGAATTATTACGCAGATAACCTTCCAGGGATTCCACTCTACTGGAAGAATGACATTACCCCATACAACAAGAAGATCACCGGGTGGTATTCAAATCCACTCTATGGTATCATGAATGAATTTACCCTAACCAGTGTAAAACCTGTAGCCTGATCTCTCAGGTTTTCCCATGGGTACTTTATTTTTATCGTTCCACTATCTTACACGAAAAATAATCAGATACATCTTCTCCTTTATCATAATACTCCTGGTGGTCTTTCTTCTACCACGGATGATGCCAGGAGATCCGATCGCAAATATTGTCGGTGAAGATGTATATCTCTCTCCACAAAAAATACTCGAGCTTCGGAGTGCATTCGGCCTTGATTCTCCTTTACATGAACAATTTTTTGTATATTGTTTGAAACTTACCCAACTGGATCTTGGATATTCCTTTCATATGCACGCACCGGTGAGTTCTCTTCTTATTGACCGGGCAGCCTGGACATTGCTCTATATCGGAATTGCAATATTTTGTGGAATGATCATCGGTATTGTGCTTGGAGAAAAAGCCGGATGGGAGAGTGAAAAATGGTGGGCTCATATCCTGTCTGCCGGGGCGGTAATCATATCTTCAACACCTCCGTATCTTCTCAGTCTTATCTTTCTGGTTATCTTCGTGTATCACTTTGGATGGTTTCCATTCAAGGGATTTTACGATACATTCAGTATAATCAGCATCATTCATCATCTTGT comes from Methanospirillum hungatei and encodes:
- a CDS encoding ABC transporter ATP-binding protein encodes the protein MILNVQELGFLYRNHDVLHDIAFEVNHGEIIAILGPNGVGKTTLLKCLNKILKAKKGQIYLDGSEIKSLDTLEIARRAGYVPQRVETGRLTAFDAVLLGRRPHISWDVSERDLRIVDAIFTRLSMDHLRLSYIDEMSGGELQKIAIARALVQEPRILLLDEPTSSLDLKNQVEILSTIVGIVREHGIAAVMTMHDLNQALRYADRFIFLKDGNVHFHGDFSEVTPAIIEDVYGLPVMMGTVGGVRCIVPGLQPMKAS
- a CDS encoding FecCD family ABC transporter permease translates to MHVADGEVPADYLGYVRVKFLWIMFGVILLFILFILSISVGAVAIPPYDVLMTLLGQNVNHKYDAIIWNIRLPQAITAIVAGVGLSVAGVTMQSILRNPLGSPFTLGISNAGAFGAAVSVIFFGAGKIQSTIANPITINNPYVTTISAFIFCMIATAIILLISRIRGASPEVMVLTGVALSSLFTAGTMFLQYFASDTQLAAVVFWTFGDVSRAGWSELALMTVIVVLSCIYFLCNRWNYNAIDAGNETAKGLGVNVERIRLFGMTLSALVTAVLVAFLGVIGFVGLVCPHMVRRIIGDDQRYLIPGSCVMGGVLLLASDTVARLIVAPYVLPVAVLTAFMGAPVFIYLIIRGYKR
- a CDS encoding class I SAM-dependent methyltransferase; translation: MTDWAKVWTEQYEAGSRFKQVGDCASLWESKERALEFLNMSRENPERIEQVLSRLPITNSSRILDIGAGPGTLAIPFAERALHVTAVEPSPGMVAVMEDLAREKNLSNLTIVQKRWEDINPELDLTGLFDIIIASYSLGMPDINTAIDKMNMVSNGQIWLFWFAGTTPWEQHMERLWPKIHNDSYQHGPKADVLYNVLYQKGIYPNMTVHEMKYKKKYSSLDHMISDMRKQVGCSEKYDPLIRSYISDKIRIDGDSIMESGDTIRVCLWWDSKQFPKV
- a CDS encoding ABC transporter substrate-binding protein: MRSNRKIVILISIVSILSLFCSISVLAEENTLRISTTNEVKSPAFIGDYTLGLFNHISNPPLMQMDQNGKLIGLLADHYEVSSDNTQWTFYIKENQFWSDGTPVTGDDVAFSIQMYGESVPNAGWIGETLTDTVVDGNKVTFTFNKPYTNLALEFTSYSILPKHIWESIENPNEYTSTGPYVGAGPFYLDNVDLNAGKVIFKRNPSWKGTSPAYDTVEISWFKNEDAAAKALESGNMDTYWKYASSYPYAAIDSIKSSGNFDVLEKPTSGMTFLGFNLKNEPLSDISFRDAISYAINYQEMVNIATLGYGKVPNRGFIPPAMDGYTSTPAMEYNPETAKKKLETAGFKDSDGNGIVEGKDGNDVILDLLIRNAYSREAELLKEYLEKVGIGVEIRSVEDNTWFELKDNFEYDLTLTRTTPWGMLMHANWATGYFDSRRTGQGVLHTVDDPVFLELCDNILSTTDQTLLSGYAQEVQNYYADNLPGIPLYWKNDITPYNKKITGWYSNPLYGIMNEFTLTSVKPVA
- a CDS encoding ABC transporter permease; translation: MGTLFLSFHYLTRKIIRYIFSFIIILLVVFLLPRMMPGDPIANIVGEDVYLSPQKILELRSAFGLDSPLHEQFFVYCLKLTQLDLGYSFHMHAPVSSLLIDRAAWTLLYIGIAIFCGMIIGIVLGEKAGWESEKWWAHILSAGAVIISSTPPYLLSLIFLVIFVYHFGWFPFKGFYDTFSIISIIHHLVLPISVLTLFYASRNLLIMRGTVLSEKSLLYPQFVRSLGISEKDIISRHVRKNAIIPLITLIALDFGFLFSGALFIEIVFSLNGMGSLVYDAILLRDYPVLTGSFLVISVFVILANILSDILSIILDPRVGRNE